The following coding sequences are from one Candidatus Sulfotelmatobacter sp. window:
- a CDS encoding HNH endonuclease, whose protein sequence is KRCDARHGLEFDHVIPVARGGESTVANVRQLCRAHNQYVAEREFGQDFMNGKRQAAAEARAAGTP, encoded by the coding sequence GGAAGCGCTGCGACGCGCGGCACGGGCTGGAGTTCGATCACGTGATTCCGGTGGCCCGCGGGGGTGAATCAACCGTGGCCAACGTGCGCCAGCTCTGCCGCGCCCACAATCAGTACGTGGCCGAACGGGAATTCGGCCAGGACTTCATGAATGGCAAACGACAGGCGGCCGCCGAGGCGCGGGCCGCCGGCACGCCGTGA
- a CDS encoding thiolase family protein, with protein MSGRVVLAGGVRTPIGNFGGGLAGSSAAELGGRMAAAALERAGVPAGAIDEVIVGHARQAGNGPNLARQVGRRAGLADSVPAFTINKACASGLQAAVSAAQSVRLGDSQVVLAAGTEHMSSIPFLAMDVRWGKKLGDEPLLDAMYRDGYLCPLCNLLMGETSETLAIEYRISREEQDRYALESNRRAARAWNEGRFAREVVPITVGEGKRAVTVERDEHFRADASLDEMAKLRPVFSSSGSITAGNASAITDGAAAILVMSEEAARRHGVTAQAAMLGAVSVGVDPARMGIGPVPAVKKLLEKQSLRLEDVDLVELNEAFASQVLACDRDLHFDRERLNVNGGGIALGHPTGCSGTRILVTLLHELERVKGRYGIATLCVSGGQGMAVLVERV; from the coding sequence GTGAGCGGGCGCGTCGTTCTCGCCGGCGGCGTGCGCACGCCAATCGGCAACTTCGGCGGCGGGCTGGCCGGTTCTTCCGCCGCCGAGCTGGGCGGTCGCATGGCCGCCGCGGCGCTCGAGCGCGCCGGAGTACCCGCGGGCGCGATCGACGAGGTGATCGTCGGCCACGCGCGCCAGGCTGGAAATGGCCCCAACCTCGCCCGGCAGGTGGGGCGTCGCGCGGGCCTCGCCGACTCGGTCCCGGCGTTCACGATCAACAAGGCGTGCGCCTCGGGCCTGCAGGCGGCGGTGTCGGCCGCGCAGAGCGTGCGGCTCGGCGATTCGCAGGTGGTGCTGGCGGCCGGCACCGAGCACATGTCGAGCATTCCCTTTCTGGCGATGGACGTGCGCTGGGGGAAGAAGCTGGGTGACGAGCCGCTGCTCGACGCGATGTATCGCGACGGCTATCTCTGCCCACTTTGTAATCTATTAATGGGAGAGACCAGCGAGACACTGGCGATCGAATACCGGATCTCGCGCGAGGAGCAGGATCGCTATGCGCTCGAGTCCAATCGCCGCGCCGCCCGCGCGTGGAACGAGGGCCGATTCGCTCGCGAAGTCGTGCCGATCACGGTCGGCGAGGGAAAGCGGGCGGTCACGGTCGAGCGCGACGAGCATTTTCGCGCCGACGCCTCGCTCGACGAGATGGCGAAGCTTAGGCCGGTTTTTAGTAGCTCCGGCTCGATCACCGCCGGCAATGCGTCCGCGATCACCGACGGCGCGGCCGCGATCCTGGTGATGAGCGAGGAGGCGGCGCGGCGGCATGGGGTGACCGCGCAGGCCGCGATGCTCGGCGCGGTGAGCGTGGGCGTGGATCCGGCGCGGATGGGGATCGGCCCGGTGCCCGCGGTGAAAAAGCTTCTCGAGAAGCAATCGCTGAGGCTCGAGGACGTCGATCTCGTCGAGCTGAACGAGGCGTTCGCTTCGCAGGTGCTGGCCTGCGATCGGGATCTGCACTTCGACCGCGAGCGCCTCAACGTGAATGGCGGCGGCATCGCGCTCGGCCATCCCACCGGCTGCAGCGGCACGCGCATCCTGGTGACGCTTCTCCACGAGCTCGAGCGCGTGAAGGGCCGCTATGGCATCGCGACGCTCTGCGTCAGCGGCGGACAGGGAATGGCGGTGCTGGTGGAGCGCGTCTAG
- a CDS encoding VOC family protein has translation MRRLIYVAIFTDRFDDMREFYERGLGLPARATSRGWIAFDTAGASLALRRVDDPKRQGIIGRFETEDLEEALAELHEQGLDPEEIENFDLGRAASYFDGDGNLISLLQPSTPAPSGAGPTLNSLILNVGDMVTATTFYRDRFGLRPLVQSTWWTEFDTGATRLTLHPRVSATDELRHNAQPIVVGLAAPSLEELHHELIGRGLDFSGGPVEQRYGRFAEIEDPDGNVVLFRESGPRHAPAPEDLAESYEDDSPHQAAMRSPARKAARATSRVAIKPAYKPKKSAGTNGAGAAKARRKTATVRGEGPAGTRRKPLRSNDPERVRLRPASGHLREAERRTLERKKRAVAAASRRKPVKRAAANASRTRRSASKSRRAAPRRGR, from the coding sequence ATGCGCAGGCTGATTTACGTAGCGATATTCACCGACCGCTTCGACGACATGCGGGAGTTCTATGAACGCGGGCTCGGGCTTCCGGCTCGCGCCACCTCGCGGGGCTGGATCGCCTTCGACACCGCCGGCGCCTCGCTCGCCCTTCGCCGGGTCGACGATCCCAAGCGCCAGGGAATCATCGGGCGCTTCGAAACCGAAGATCTCGAGGAGGCGCTGGCCGAGCTTCACGAGCAGGGCCTCGACCCCGAGGAGATCGAGAACTTCGATCTCGGTCGCGCCGCCAGCTACTTCGATGGCGACGGCAACCTGATCTCGCTGCTGCAGCCTTCGACGCCCGCGCCATCCGGCGCCGGACCCACGCTCAATTCGCTGATCCTGAACGTGGGCGACATGGTGACGGCCACCACCTTCTATCGCGATCGATTCGGACTCAGGCCGCTCGTCCAGTCCACCTGGTGGACGGAGTTCGACACCGGCGCGACCCGGCTCACGCTGCATCCGCGCGTCTCCGCGACCGACGAGCTTCGCCACAACGCGCAGCCGATCGTAGTCGGGCTGGCGGCGCCGAGCCTGGAGGAGCTGCACCACGAGCTGATCGGCCGCGGCCTCGATTTCAGCGGCGGGCCGGTCGAGCAGCGGTATGGTCGCTTCGCCGAGATCGAAGATCCGGATGGAAACGTGGTGCTGTTCCGCGAGAGCGGCCCGCGCCACGCTCCGGCACCGGAAGACCTGGCGGAGTCCTACGAGGACGACTCGCCGCATCAGGCCGCGATGCGCAGCCCGGCGCGCAAGGCCGCGCGCGCGACCAGCCGCGTGGCGATCAAGCCGGCGTACAAGCCGAAGAAGTCGGCGGGCACGAACGGCGCCGGTGCGGCGAAGGCGCGCCGCAAGACCGCGACGGTTCGCGGCGAGGGTCCTGCGGGAACGCGCCGGAAGCCCCTGCGCTCCAACGATCCCGAGCGCGTGAGATTGCGCCCGGCCTCCGGACATCTGCGCGAGGCCGAGCGGCGCACGCTCGAGCGCAAGAAGCGCGCGGTCGCGGCCGCGAGCCGCCGCAAGCCGGTGAAGCGTGCTGCGGCGAACGCTTCGCGCACCCGGCGTTCGGCCTCGAAGAGCCGGCGAGCCGCTCCGCGACGCGGCCGGTGA
- a CDS encoding aldehyde dehydrogenase family protein → MTDTLAPVAPARLIINGEAVDAASGRTFTTTNPATEEVITTVAEAGIEDVERAVRAARAAFESGPWPRMRPAERQRILWKLGDLILEHADEIARLETLDNGKPIFESRQIDVPMVASCFHYFAGWATKLYGDTIPVSPSWFTYTLREPIGVIGAIIPWNFPMIMVGWKCAPALAAGNCVVLKPAAETPLTAIRIGQLALEAGLPPGVLNVVPGPGSVVGMALVRHAGVDKISFTGSTEVGKLIMREGAESVKKLTLELGGKSPNIVFADADLEAAVRGATTGIFYGKGEVCAAGSRVLVERSIRDEFVAKLTERARKLVPADPLDPKTRLGSLVSAKQMNRVLDYVKIGVQEGAKLVAGGERQPVNGKGAFVQATVLDHVENSMRVAQEEIFGPVLAVIAFDDVDDAVQKGNDVEFGLASGVWTRDVKKAHQVARRINAGTVWVNLYNFYDPGMPFGGFKQSGFGRDLGPDSLRDVTQVKSVWMNLE, encoded by the coding sequence ATGACCGACACGCTCGCGCCGGTGGCCCCCGCGCGACTGATCATCAACGGCGAAGCGGTGGACGCCGCCTCCGGCCGCACCTTCACCACCACCAATCCCGCCACGGAGGAAGTGATCACCACCGTGGCGGAAGCCGGCATCGAGGATGTCGAGCGCGCGGTGCGCGCCGCCCGCGCGGCGTTCGAGAGCGGACCCTGGCCGCGCATGCGGCCGGCGGAACGCCAGCGCATCCTGTGGAAGCTCGGCGATCTGATCCTCGAGCACGCCGACGAGATCGCGCGGCTCGAAACGCTCGACAACGGCAAGCCGATCTTCGAATCGCGCCAGATCGACGTGCCGATGGTGGCGAGCTGCTTCCACTACTTCGCCGGCTGGGCCACCAAGCTCTACGGTGACACCATTCCGGTGAGCCCGAGCTGGTTCACCTACACGCTGCGCGAACCGATCGGCGTGATCGGCGCGATCATTCCGTGGAACTTCCCGATGATCATGGTGGGGTGGAAGTGCGCGCCCGCGCTGGCCGCCGGCAACTGCGTGGTGCTGAAGCCGGCCGCCGAAACGCCGCTCACCGCGATCCGCATCGGCCAGCTGGCGCTCGAGGCCGGCCTGCCGCCGGGCGTGCTCAACGTGGTGCCCGGTCCGGGCAGCGTGGTCGGCATGGCGCTGGTGCGGCATGCGGGCGTGGACAAGATCTCGTTCACCGGGTCGACCGAGGTCGGCAAGCTGATCATGCGGGAAGGCGCCGAGAGCGTGAAGAAGCTCACGCTCGAGCTGGGCGGCAAGTCGCCCAACATCGTGTTCGCCGACGCCGATCTCGAGGCTGCGGTGCGCGGCGCCACCACCGGCATCTTCTACGGCAAGGGCGAAGTCTGCGCCGCCGGTTCCCGCGTGCTGGTCGAGCGCTCGATCCGCGACGAGTTCGTGGCGAAGCTGACCGAGCGCGCGAGGAAGCTGGTGCCGGCCGATCCGCTCGACCCCAAGACGCGGCTGGGCTCGCTGGTCAGCGCGAAGCAGATGAATCGCGTGCTCGACTACGTGAAGATCGGGGTCCAGGAAGGCGCGAAGCTGGTCGCCGGCGGAGAGCGCCAGCCGGTGAACGGCAAGGGCGCGTTCGTGCAGGCAACGGTGCTCGACCACGTCGAGAACTCCATGCGTGTCGCGCAGGAGGAGATCTTCGGCCCGGTGCTGGCGGTGATCGCGTTCGACGACGTCGACGACGCGGTCCAGAAGGGCAACGACGTGGAGTTCGGGCTCGCTTCCGGCGTGTGGACCCGCGACGTGAAGAAGGCCCACCAGGTGGCGCGGCGGATCAACGCCGGCACGGTGTGGGTGAATCTCTACAATTTCTATGATCCCGGCATGCCTTTCGGGGGTTTCAAGCAATCCGGATTCGGGCGCGATCTCGGCCCCGACTCGTTGCGCGACGTGACGCAGGTGAAGAGCGTCTGGATGAATTTGGAGTAA
- a CDS encoding DinB family protein, with amino-acid sequence MPSDIAARAAGEPAAEPWTRARVISALATARAELLDAIAGLTPRDAERPMGQGKWNARETVLHLVARDRARVREMEAAISGAQPSWRGHEAPEYAQLNAREVGELRSHSWEQALGLLDATRRELQERLATVPEEPSTIWQPEHPFGWMMEALHAHDRHHAAAIRRWRAANKI; translated from the coding sequence ATGCCGTCCGACATCGCCGCACGCGCCGCCGGTGAGCCCGCCGCCGAGCCCTGGACGCGCGCGCGAGTGATCTCGGCGCTGGCCACGGCGCGCGCCGAGCTGCTCGACGCGATCGCCGGCCTCACCCCACGCGACGCGGAACGGCCGATGGGGCAGGGGAAGTGGAACGCGCGCGAGACCGTGCTCCATCTGGTGGCGCGCGATCGCGCCCGGGTGCGCGAGATGGAGGCGGCGATCAGCGGCGCGCAGCCGAGCTGGCGCGGCCACGAGGCGCCGGAGTACGCGCAGCTCAACGCGCGCGAAGTCGGCGAGCTGCGCTCGCACAGTTGGGAGCAGGCGCTGGGGCTGCTCGACGCCACGCGCCGCGAGCTGCAGGAACGGCTGGCCACGGTTCCCGAGGAGCCGTCCACGATCTGGCAACCGGAGCATCCATTTGGCTGGATGATGGAAGCGCTGCACGCGCACGATCGCCATCACGCGGCCGCGATTCGGCGCTGGCGCGCCGCGAATAAGATTTAG
- a CDS encoding DinB family protein: MRRSKPRAAKARAGARKRPAAKPFAGALATATAKDLALFDLVRARVELSAAVQGMTAASAEVPIADGKWSPRQVVLHVYYWDREMLPWVEKTYQRGIRPPHTMDDILAENESSQRELAGHDWETAKRMLQQAREALIEALQSLPEEPAEIWTSEHPLGWLVRILSKHDRHHAGRLKQARAGGTPSETASHT, translated from the coding sequence GTGAGGCGCTCGAAGCCGCGCGCCGCGAAAGCACGCGCGGGCGCGCGCAAGCGCCCGGCCGCGAAACCATTCGCCGGCGCTCTCGCCACGGCCACCGCCAAGGATCTCGCCCTGTTCGATCTGGTGCGCGCACGGGTCGAGCTTTCGGCGGCCGTCCAGGGCATGACCGCCGCCTCGGCCGAGGTCCCGATCGCCGACGGCAAGTGGTCGCCCCGCCAGGTCGTGCTCCACGTCTACTACTGGGATCGTGAGATGCTGCCCTGGGTGGAAAAGACCTATCAGCGTGGGATCCGGCCGCCCCACACCATGGACGACATCCTGGCCGAGAACGAATCGTCGCAGCGCGAGCTCGCCGGACACGACTGGGAAACGGCGAAGCGGATGTTGCAGCAGGCGCGCGAGGCGCTGATCGAGGCTCTTCAGTCGCTGCCCGAGGAGCCGGCCGAGATCTGGACTTCCGAACATCCGCTCGGCTGGCTGGTGCGCATTCTCTCGAAGCACGATCGTCACCACGCCGGGCGCCTCAAGCAGGCGCGCGCCGGCGGAACGCCCAGCGAGACCGCGTCCCACACCTGA
- a CDS encoding 3-hydroxyacyl-CoA dehydrogenase NAD-binding domain-containing protein, which produces MSVRTIAVLGAGIMGRGIAYVSALGGFRTLLQDPDGAQLERATADISANLEKGVAIGKVEGPAAAAAQKNLETVRALAEAVGRADLVIEAAPENIELKVQLFAQLDRTAPPQAILASNTSSLSITEMAAATRRPGHVIGMHFFNPVPRMKLLEIVRALETSDQTLAVACEVGAAMQKECVVVRESPGFVTSRINAMIGNEAFYMLQEGVASARDIDKALKLGLNHPMGPFELVDLVGLDTRLAILRFLHRSLGEKFRPCPLMEQYVAAGRLGRKVGRGVYEYEGAS; this is translated from the coding sequence GTGAGCGTGCGAACCATCGCCGTGCTGGGTGCCGGCATCATGGGTCGCGGCATCGCCTACGTGTCGGCACTCGGGGGCTTCCGCACGTTGCTGCAGGATCCCGACGGAGCGCAGCTCGAGCGTGCGACGGCCGACATCTCCGCCAATCTCGAGAAGGGCGTGGCGATCGGCAAGGTCGAAGGACCGGCGGCCGCGGCCGCACAGAAGAATCTCGAGACGGTGCGCGCACTCGCCGAGGCGGTGGGTCGCGCCGATCTGGTGATCGAGGCGGCGCCCGAGAACATCGAGCTCAAGGTGCAGCTGTTCGCTCAGCTCGATCGCACGGCGCCGCCGCAGGCGATCCTCGCCTCCAACACCTCGTCGCTCTCGATCACCGAGATGGCCGCCGCCACCCGCCGGCCCGGGCACGTGATCGGCATGCACTTCTTCAATCCGGTGCCGCGAATGAAGCTCCTCGAGATCGTCCGCGCGCTCGAGACCAGCGACCAGACCCTCGCCGTCGCCTGTGAAGTCGGCGCGGCGATGCAGAAGGAGTGCGTAGTGGTGCGCGAGTCTCCGGGGTTCGTGACCAGTCGCATCAACGCCATGATCGGCAACGAGGCCTTCTACATGCTGCAGGAAGGCGTGGCCTCGGCGCGCGACATCGACAAGGCTCTCAAGCTCGGTCTCAACCATCCGATGGGGCCGTTCGAGCTGGTGGATCTGGTGGGCCTCGACACGCGCCTCGCGATTCTCAGATTCCTGCACCGGAGCCTGGGCGAGAAATTCCGTCCCTGCCCGCTCATGGAGCAGTACGTGGCGGCAGGCCGGCTCGGGCGCAAGGTGGGCCGCGGAGTCTACGAGTACGAGGGCGCGTCATGA
- a CDS encoding biotin transporter BioY: MSSTRTITLADVAWPGAGALENTLLVVVASILTALAAQIAIPVSWTPVPITGQTFAVLLSGALLGPRRGFLAQALYLMEGALGLPVFAGLSGGPIVFAGPTAGYLIAFPFAAALTGWLASRGWDRRFLSTFLAMLIGSSVIFALGASWFSRFVPASQVAIAGVLPFLPGDAIKAALAALALPAAWRGARHGGLLG, from the coding sequence ATGTCCAGCACTCGCACCATCACGCTCGCCGATGTCGCGTGGCCGGGAGCCGGCGCGCTCGAAAACACGCTGCTGGTGGTTGTCGCGAGCATCCTCACCGCGCTCGCCGCGCAAATCGCGATTCCCGTCTCCTGGACGCCGGTTCCGATCACGGGACAGACCTTTGCCGTGCTGTTGAGCGGCGCTCTGCTCGGCCCGCGCCGGGGATTCCTGGCGCAGGCGCTCTATCTCATGGAAGGAGCGCTCGGGCTGCCGGTGTTCGCCGGATTAAGCGGCGGCCCGATCGTGTTCGCGGGCCCGACCGCCGGCTATCTCATCGCCTTCCCGTTCGCCGCCGCACTCACCGGCTGGCTCGCGTCGCGCGGCTGGGATCGCCGATTCCTCTCGACGTTTCTCGCCATGCTGATCGGCAGCTCGGTCATCTTCGCGCTTGGCGCCTCCTGGTTCTCGCGCTTCGTGCCCGCGTCGCAGGTGGCGATCGCCGGCGTGCTGCCCTTCCTGCCCGGGGACGCGATCAAGGCCGCGCTCGCCGCGCTCGCCCTTCCGGCCGCGTGGCGCGGTGCGCGTCACGGCGGCCTGCTTGGCTAG